The Bacillus marinisedimentorum genomic sequence AGTGCAGGGTATTTGTGAGGGTAGGAGCAGTATGGGTGGAAGTAAATCAGAATAATAAAGGTAAGGGCGTCTCTGGCATTTTCAGGACGGGGAGTTTGTTTATTTACATAAAGAACAGATCACAAACAAAATAATGAATCAGGTTTTTTTATAAATTTTGCTAAATTAATTACACCTTCTCTTTATTTATGTGACTGTAGATAACTGAAGAGTAAAATTAGATGGGAAGGAGGAGATCTTGTGATTGTGAAACCTCGAAATGAGCCCGATGAGTTGTTGCGCTTAAGATACCTGGATAAAAGAGCGCATTTAACTCCCAGGGAGCAAAAATATTTGTTAAATCTTGAAAAAGGCCTTGAAGGAGAAGAGCAATTTGACAGGTGGGCACAAGAAGTAACAGAGTGTTTGATTTTAAATGACCTGGTACTGGAACTGAACAACACTGTTGCTCAAATAGATTCACTATTTATATTAAACAATACAATTTTTCTTTTTGAAGTTAAAAACTATGAAGGTGATTTTTATATTCAAGAGGATAGATGGTACACGATATCTAACTCGGAAATCAAGAATCCTATCCATCAACTGAAAAGGGCCGAATCCCTTCTTAAACTGATTCTTCACGAATTGGGTTACACCTTCTCCCTCAAGAGCTACATCATCTTCATAAATCCGAACTTCCATCTTTATCAGGCCCCACTTAATCTCCCAGTAATTTTTCCTGGACAGCTTAAACGCACCATCATAGAATTCAATGAGAAATCAAAGAAAACTACTATAAAACATACAAAATTATCGGAGAAGTTATTGTCCTTGCATTTGAAAAGTCCAACTTATAAGCAGATATCAGACTATAGCGATAAAACAATAGCAACTGGATTGATGTGTATGTCCTGCAATGCTTTCTTTACACAAAAAGATGTATCCAGAAAATTTATAAAATGCAGCGTTTGTGGCAGAAAAGAAAAGTTAGACAAGGCTATTTTAAGGACGGTGAGGGAATTTGAAGTTCTGTTTCCTGACTGTAAATTAACTACTAAAACGATCCATGAATGGTGTGGAACTATCACTTCAACCAGGCCTATACGGCGAGTTCTGAATTCTAACTATAAAATGATTAGACAGAGTAATGGTACCTTTTATGTATAGGGTGTGTAGTACGGCGTCCTGTTTCCCGTGCCTATAACCAGAGTGAAGCTAACAATATAGGCACGGGATCCTGTTTCCCGTGCCTATAATCAGGTTGAAGCTAACAATATAGGCATGGGATCCTGTTTCCCGTGCCTATAACCAGAGTGAAGCTAACAATATAGGCACGGAATCTTGTTTCCCGTGCCTATAATCAGGGTGAAGCTAACAATATAGGCATGGGATCCTGTTTCCCGTGCCTATAATCAGGATGAAGCTAACAATATAGGCATGGGATCCTGTTTCCCGTGCCTATAATCAGGATGAAGCTAACAATATAGGCATGGGATCCTGTTTCCCGTGCCTATAATCAGGGTGAAGCTAACAATATAGGCACGCACCGCGTTTCCCGTGCCTATTCACAGATTGAAACTAACAATATAGGCACTAACACGCGTTCTCCGTCCCTATAACCAG encodes the following:
- a CDS encoding nuclease-related domain-containing protein, with product MIVKPRNEPDELLRLRYLDKRAHLTPREQKYLLNLEKGLEGEEQFDRWAQEVTECLILNDLVLELNNTVAQIDSLFILNNTIFLFEVKNYEGDFYIQEDRWYTISNSEIKNPIHQLKRAESLLKLILHELGYTFSLKSYIIFINPNFHLYQAPLNLPVIFPGQLKRTIIEFNEKSKKTTIKHTKLSEKLLSLHLKSPTYKQISDYSDKTIATGLMCMSCNAFFTQKDVSRKFIKCSVCGRKEKLDKAILRTVREFEVLFPDCKLTTKTIHEWCGTITSTRPIRRVLNSNYKMIRQSNGTFYV